One region of Salvelinus namaycush isolate Seneca chromosome 3, SaNama_1.0, whole genome shotgun sequence genomic DNA includes:
- the LOC120044272 gene encoding gap junction beta-1 protein-like, which yields MPLTPPDELDLESKMNWASFYAVISGVNRHSTGIGRIWLSVLFIFRILVLVVAAESVWGDEKSGFTCNTQQPGCNSVCYDHFFPISHIRLWALQLILVSTPALLVAMHVAHRRHIDKKLYKLSGRANPKELEQIKTQKMKIAGALWWTYIISLFFRIIFEVTFMYLFYMIYPGYKMIRLVKCDSYPCPNTVDCFVSRPTEKTVFTVFMLAVSGICILLNIAEVVFLVGKACSRHLSNAGDSTMGAWITQKLCSY from the exons ATGCCTCTTACACCTCCTGATGAGCTTG ACCTGGAATCGAAAATGAACTGGGCGTCCTTTTATGCCGTCATCAGCGGTGTAAACAGACACTCCACGGGCATTGGTCGCATCTGGCTCTCTGTCCTTTTCATCTTCCGTATCCTGGTCCTGGTGGTTGCAGCAGAGAGTGTGTGGGGTGACGAGAAGTCCGGCTTCACCTGTAATACCCAGCAGCCCGGCTGCAACAGCGTCTGTTATGACCACTTCTTCCCCATCTCACATATCCGTTTGTGGGCCCTGCAGCTCATTCTGGTGTCCACCCCAGCCCTGCTGGTGGCCATGCATGTGGCCCACCGCCGACACATCGACAAAAAACTCTACAAGCTGTCTGGCCGGGCCAACCCCAAGGAACTGGAGCAAATCAAGACCCAGAAGATGAAGATCGCAGGTGCCCTTTGGTGGACATACATCATCAGCCTCTTCTTCCGCATCATCTTTGAGGTGACCTTCATGTATCTCTTCTACATGATCTACCCTGGCTATAAGATGATCCGGCTGGTCAAGTGTGACTCGTACCCCTGCCCCAACACAGTGGACTGCTTTGTGTCCAGGCCCACAGAGAAGACCGTCTTCACTGTGTTCATGCTGGCTGTGTCAGGGATCTGCATCCTGCTCAACATCGCAGAGGTGGTCTTCCTAGTGGGAAAGGCCTGTAGTAGGCACTTAAGCAATGCTGGAGACTCAACCATGGGAGCATGGATCACCCAAAAGCTCTGCTCCTACTAG
- the igbp1 gene encoding immunoglobulin-binding protein 1, with translation MAAAESTSLSPSQAEEPPKLSDLLDRGWKLYEEVDTTNDPIAATHIQVKIKRGIMQLEEATRMVAQLDLFSRNEELEEVATTDLKYLMLPVLLGALTMKQVNLAKRLEQVQMARCYFLDFLKRCKEYNISKFELPKTNENSAGTLEEESANGPPKPPDLIAMATVRAAKIERYTQRKNTEAKLSEIKAAVDSGQADDEIVRDFYLLNLRKWIAVSLEEIESIDQEIEILTRMDVLKQSSAEPSQSKRPPMKPFILTKDAVQARVFGAGYPSLPTMSVDDWYEQHRKKNALPDQGIPRSTEDVDAEEREQEEKEKRVENDDEEALQKARDWDNWKDTHQRGYGNRKNMG, from the exons atggcaGCCGCTGAAAGCACTAGCTTGTCACCAAGTCAGGCAGAAGAACCGCCTAAACTATCTGATTTATTAGATCGGGGATGGAAACTATATGAGGAGGTGGACACCACAAATGATCCCATCGCAGCTACCCATATCCAGGTTAAAATCAAGCGTGGGATAATGCAACTGGAAGAGGCAACGCGGATGGTTGCCCAGCTTGACTTGTtcag CCGAAATGAAGAATTGGAGGAGGTAGCAACCACAGATCTGAAGTATCTGATGTTGCCTGTCCTCTTGGGGGCTCTTACTATGAAGCAAGTGAACCTGGCAAAACGACTAGAGCAAGTTCAGATGGCAAGATGTTACTTTTTGGACTTCTTGAAAAGATGTAAGGAGTATAACATATCAAAGTTTGAACTACCCAAAACCAATGAAAACTCTGCTGGCACACTGGAAGAAGAATCTGCAAATGGGCCCCCCAAACCTCCGGACTTGATTGCAATGGCGACAGTAAGAGCGGCAAAGATAGAAAG ATACACCCAGAGGAAGAACACTGAGGCCAAGCTATCAGAGATCAAGGCAGCAGTGGACAGTGGGCAGGCAGATGACGAGATAGTTAGAGACTTCTACCTCCTCAACTTGAGGAAATGGATTGCTGTATCCCTGGAGGAGATAGAGAGCATTGATCAGGAAATTGAGATTTTGACCAGGATGGATGTTCTAAAACAG AGTTCAGCAGAGCCATCACAGTCTAAAAGGCCTCCCATGAAACCCTTCATTCTCACCAAAGATGCTGTTCAGGCCAG AGTGTTTGGGGCTGGCTATCCCAGCCTGCCTACTATGTCCGTGGATGACTGGTATGAGCAGCACAGGAAGAAAAATGCCCTGCCGGACCAGGGGATCCCTCGCAGCACTG AGGACGTCGATGCAGAAGAGCGAGAgcaagaagagaaagagaagcgGGTTGAAAATGATGACGAGGAGGCCTTGCAGAAAGCTAGAGACTGGGACAACTGGAAGGATACACATCAGAGAGGCTATGGGAACCGTAAAAACATGGGCTGA